In Curtobacterium sp. MCPF17_002, one genomic interval encodes:
- a CDS encoding glycosyltransferase family 1 protein, whose product MNARSVERGTSQRTVAVVTESFLPTLNGVTTSVLAVLDHLERRGHRAVVIAPDTPGLARFRSRTEVERYRSFDVHRIPAVAYRQFPVALPHPVLDTILAASGADVLHAASPFLLGGRAITAAGRLGIPSVAVFQTDVAGFARRNGLTATVPLVRRILGRIHAGASLTLAPSTATASMLAEDGVPRVARWGRGVDTELFHPSRRGSAHVRALRHRIAPGGETIVGYVGRLAPEKEVERLAELGGIPGIRIVVAGGGPSRSLLERRLRHLDVTFTGPLRGDALADAYAALDLFVHTGPAETFGQTLQEAHASGLPVIAPASGGPLDLVAPGLDGELYDPDVPQALRRAVLRLHHDRALADRMGSAGRLRVEGTTWEAVGDQLLGHHQTARTIGAPPATARGARADWHEKVSARA is encoded by the coding sequence ATGAACGCACGCAGCGTGGAGCGTGGCACGTCCCAACGGACCGTCGCCGTCGTGACCGAGAGCTTCCTGCCCACCCTCAACGGCGTGACCACCAGCGTCCTGGCGGTCCTCGACCACCTGGAACGCCGTGGCCACCGCGCGGTCGTCATCGCGCCGGACACCCCGGGCCTCGCCCGGTTCCGCTCCCGCACCGAGGTGGAGCGCTACCGCTCCTTCGACGTCCACCGCATCCCGGCCGTGGCGTACCGCCAGTTCCCGGTCGCCCTCCCCCACCCCGTCCTCGACACGATCCTCGCCGCCTCCGGCGCCGACGTGCTCCACGCCGCGAGTCCGTTCCTGCTGGGTGGGCGTGCGATCACGGCAGCCGGGAGGCTCGGCATCCCCTCCGTCGCCGTCTTCCAGACCGACGTGGCCGGGTTCGCCCGCCGCAACGGCTTGACGGCGACCGTCCCGCTGGTCAGGAGGATCCTCGGCCGGATCCACGCCGGAGCGTCGCTGACCCTCGCGCCGTCCACGGCCACGGCGTCGATGCTGGCGGAGGACGGCGTCCCCCGTGTCGCGCGCTGGGGGCGCGGCGTGGACACCGAGCTCTTCCACCCCTCCCGCCGTGGGTCGGCGCACGTCCGTGCGCTCCGCCATCGGATCGCGCCCGGCGGCGAGACGATCGTCGGGTACGTGGGCAGGCTCGCACCGGAGAAGGAGGTCGAGCGGCTCGCGGAGCTCGGCGGCATCCCGGGCATCCGGATCGTCGTCGCCGGGGGCGGTCCCTCCCGGTCGCTGCTCGAGCGGCGCCTGCGCCACCTCGACGTGACGTTCACCGGTCCGCTCCGCGGCGACGCGCTGGCGGACGCGTACGCGGCGCTCGACCTGTTCGTGCACACCGGCCCGGCCGAGACCTTCGGGCAGACCCTGCAGGAGGCGCACGCCAGCGGCCTGCCCGTGATCGCACCGGCGTCGGGCGGACCGCTCGACCTGGTCGCGCCCGGCCTGGACGGCGAGCTCTACGACCCGGACGTCCCGCAGGCGCTCCGTCGCGCGGTCCTTCGCCTGCACCACGACCGGGCCCTCGCCGACCGGATGGGGTCGGCCGGACGGCTGCGCGTCGAGGGGACCACGTGGGAAGCGGTGGGCGACCAGCTCCTCGGACACCACCAAACGGCACGCACGATCGGCGCCCCGCCCGCCACGGCGCGTGGTGCCCGGGCCGACTGGCACGAGAAGGTCAGCGCGCGCGCATAG
- the sdhC gene encoding succinate dehydrogenase, cytochrome b556 subunit, protein MAEQTGTATAVPSVTIEAPRASRKLEGTLYRGSTGMWSWVLHRITGVAIYFFLLVHILDTALVRLSPEAYNAVIGTYKTPIMNLGEIALVMAIVFHAFNGLRIILIDFWSKGPKYQRAMFWIVIVLWAIAIAGFLPRQLMNLVADFN, encoded by the coding sequence ATGGCCGAGCAGACCGGTACGGCAACCGCTGTGCCCAGCGTGACGATCGAGGCACCGCGTGCCTCTCGGAAGCTCGAGGGAACCCTCTACCGCGGTTCCACGGGCATGTGGTCGTGGGTCCTCCACCGCATCACCGGCGTCGCGATCTACTTCTTCCTGCTGGTGCACATCCTCGACACCGCGCTGGTGCGGCTCTCGCCCGAGGCCTACAACGCGGTCATCGGCACCTACAAGACGCCGATCATGAACCTCGGCGAGATCGCCCTCGTCATGGCCATCGTGTTCCACGCGTTCAACGGGCTCCGGATCATCCTCATCGACTTCTGGTCGAAGGGCCCGAAGTACCAGCGCGCGATGTTCTGGATCGTGATCGTCCTCTGGGCCATCGCCATCGCCGGCTTCCTGCCGCGCCAGCTCATGAACCTCGTCGCGGACTTCAACTAA
- the sdhD gene encoding succinate dehydrogenase, hydrophobic membrane anchor protein, whose amino-acid sequence MTTQTVEPPRSAAAARRTTNWEKWGWIYMRGSGVLLVVLIFGHLFVNMVAGEGVKQIDFAFVAGKWASPFWQVWDSLMLVLALIHGSNGMRTIVNDYVSKPGIRKTLLVAILIACVVLVVLGLLVCWTFDPCPAGAAAADLPSFCPAQ is encoded by the coding sequence ATGACCACGCAGACCGTCGAGCCCCCGCGCTCAGCAGCAGCAGCCCGCCGCACCACGAACTGGGAGAAGTGGGGCTGGATCTACATGCGCGGATCGGGCGTCCTGCTCGTCGTGCTGATCTTCGGCCACCTGTTCGTCAACATGGTGGCGGGCGAGGGCGTCAAGCAGATCGACTTCGCGTTCGTCGCCGGCAAGTGGGCGTCGCCGTTCTGGCAGGTGTGGGACTCGCTCATGCTCGTCCTCGCCCTGATCCACGGTTCCAACGGCATGCGGACGATCGTCAACGACTACGTGTCGAAGCCGGGCATCCGGAAGACCCTCCTCGTCGCGATCCTCATCGCGTGCGTCGTGCTCGTCGTCCTCGGCCTCCTCGTGTGCTGGACGTTCGATCCCTGCCCGGCCGGCGCCGCCGCTGCCGACCTGCCGTCGTTCTGCCCCGCGCAGTAG
- the sdhA gene encoding succinate dehydrogenase flavoprotein subunit: MTETTVHHHQFDIVIIGAGGAGMRAAIEAGPKAKTAVISKLYPTRSHTGAAQGGMAAALANVEEDSWEWHTFDTIKGGDYLVDQDAAEILAKEAIDAVIDLENMGLPFNRTPEGKIDQRRFGGHTRDHGKAPVRRACYAADRTGHMILQTLFQNCVKLGVEFYNEFYALDLIMVDVVGEDGVTRKQPVGVVAFELATGELHVFHAKAMIFATGGFGKMYKTTSNAHTLTGDGVGIVWRTGLPLEDMEFFQFHPTGLAGLGILLTEGARGEGAILRNASGERFMERYAPTIKDLAPRDIVARCMVQEVAEGRGAGPNKDYVLLDCTHLGAEVLETKLPDITEFARTYLGVDPVVEPVPVMPTAHYAMGGIPTNTDAQVLYDNTTVVPGLYAAGECACVSVHGSNRLGTNSLLDINVFGKRSGNNAAEWVKTAEFIPLPEDPAAGVRAMLEQLRASTGTERVSALRKELQDEMDKNAQVFRTDESLARVTETIHTLRNRFMQVSVQDKGKRFNTDLLEAVELGFLLDLAEVVVYSARNRKESRGGHMRDDFPKRDDENYMQHTMAYLTGDPHSSLADDHITLDWKPVVVTRYQPMERKY; this comes from the coding sequence GTGACCGAGACCACCGTTCACCACCACCAGTTCGACATCGTCATCATCGGCGCGGGCGGTGCCGGCATGCGTGCCGCCATCGAAGCCGGCCCGAAGGCGAAGACGGCCGTCATCTCGAAGCTGTACCCGACGCGTTCGCACACCGGTGCGGCGCAGGGCGGGATGGCCGCGGCGCTCGCGAACGTCGAAGAGGACTCGTGGGAGTGGCACACCTTCGACACGATCAAGGGCGGTGACTACCTCGTCGACCAGGACGCCGCCGAGATCCTCGCGAAGGAAGCCATCGACGCGGTCATCGACCTCGAGAACATGGGGCTGCCGTTCAACCGCACGCCCGAGGGCAAGATCGACCAGCGACGCTTCGGCGGCCACACCCGCGACCACGGCAAGGCGCCCGTGCGCCGGGCCTGCTACGCCGCGGACCGCACCGGCCACATGATCCTGCAGACCCTGTTCCAGAACTGCGTGAAGCTCGGCGTCGAGTTCTACAACGAGTTCTACGCACTCGACCTCATCATGGTCGACGTCGTCGGCGAGGACGGCGTCACCCGCAAGCAGCCCGTCGGCGTCGTCGCCTTCGAGCTCGCCACCGGTGAGCTGCACGTCTTCCACGCGAAGGCGATGATCTTCGCCACCGGCGGCTTCGGCAAGATGTACAAGACCACCTCGAACGCGCACACCCTGACCGGCGACGGTGTCGGCATCGTGTGGCGCACGGGCCTCCCGCTCGAGGACATGGAGTTCTTCCAGTTCCACCCGACCGGGCTCGCCGGCCTCGGCATCCTCCTCACCGAGGGTGCACGCGGCGAGGGCGCGATCCTCCGCAACGCCTCCGGTGAACGGTTCATGGAGCGCTACGCACCGACCATCAAGGACCTCGCACCGCGTGACATCGTCGCCCGGTGCATGGTGCAGGAAGTCGCCGAGGGCCGCGGCGCCGGTCCGAACAAGGACTACGTCCTGCTGGACTGCACGCACCTCGGTGCCGAGGTGCTCGAGACGAAGCTCCCGGACATCACCGAGTTCGCCCGCACCTACCTCGGGGTCGACCCGGTGGTGGAGCCCGTCCCCGTGATGCCGACCGCGCACTACGCGATGGGTGGCATCCCGACGAACACCGACGCGCAGGTGCTGTACGACAACACCACCGTCGTCCCCGGCCTCTACGCCGCGGGCGAGTGCGCGTGCGTGTCCGTGCACGGCTCGAACCGTCTCGGCACGAACTCCCTGCTCGACATCAACGTGTTCGGCAAGCGCTCCGGCAACAACGCCGCCGAGTGGGTCAAGACCGCCGAGTTCATCCCGCTGCCGGAGGACCCCGCGGCCGGCGTCCGGGCGATGCTCGAGCAGCTCCGCGCCTCAACCGGCACCGAGCGGGTCTCCGCCCTGCGCAAGGAACTGCAGGACGAGATGGACAAGAACGCGCAGGTGTTCCGCACCGACGAGTCCCTCGCCCGCGTCACCGAGACGATCCACACGCTCCGCAACCGTTTCATGCAGGTCTCCGTGCAGGACAAGGGCAAGCGGTTCAACACCGACCTGCTCGAGGCCGTCGAGCTCGGGTTCCTGCTCGACCTCGCCGAGGTCGTCGTCTACTCCGCACGGAACCGCAAGGAGTCCCGCGGCGGCCACATGCGCGACGACTTCCCGAAGCGCGACGACGAGAACTACATGCAGCACACCATGGCGTACCTGACGGGCGATCCGCACTCGTCACTCGCCGACGACCACATCACCCTCGACTGGAAACCAGTCGTCGTGACGCGGTACCAGCCGATGGAGAGGAAGTACTGA
- a CDS encoding succinate dehydrogenase iron-sulfur subunit, with protein sequence MTDTLVSDAPRTDTVQDAPPGSFPVTVIVRRFDPDVDDEPRWQDFDVMMLPTDRILDALHKIKWEQDGSLTFRRSCAHGVCGSDAMRINGRNRLACKTLIKDLDVSKPIYVEAIKGLPLEKDLIVDMEPFFKSFREVQPFLQPKSAPEKGKERVQSVAERARFDDTTKCILCAACTSSCPVFWTDGQYFGPAAIVNAHRFIFDSRDDAADVRLDILNDKEGVWRCRTTFNCTDACPRGIQVTKAISEVKQALMRGRA encoded by the coding sequence ATGACCGACACCCTGGTCTCCGACGCACCCCGTACGGACACGGTGCAGGACGCCCCTCCCGGATCGTTCCCGGTCACGGTGATCGTCCGCCGCTTCGACCCGGACGTCGACGACGAGCCGCGCTGGCAGGACTTCGACGTCATGATGCTGCCGACCGACCGCATCCTCGACGCCCTGCACAAGATCAAGTGGGAGCAGGACGGGTCCCTGACCTTCCGCCGCTCGTGCGCGCACGGCGTGTGCGGGTCCGACGCGATGCGCATCAACGGGCGCAACCGTCTGGCGTGCAAGACCCTCATCAAGGACCTCGACGTGTCGAAGCCGATCTACGTCGAGGCGATCAAGGGTCTGCCGCTCGAGAAGGACCTCATCGTGGACATGGAGCCCTTCTTCAAGTCCTTCCGCGAGGTCCAGCCGTTCCTGCAGCCGAAGTCGGCTCCGGAGAAGGGCAAGGAGCGCGTGCAGTCCGTCGCCGAACGCGCCCGTTTCGACGACACCACGAAGTGCATCCTCTGCGCGGCGTGCACCTCGTCGTGCCCGGTGTTCTGGACCGACGGCCAGTACTTCGGCCCCGCGGCGATCGTCAACGCGCACCGCTTCATCTTCGACTCGCGCGACGACGCGGCGGACGTGCGCCTCGACATCCTCAACGACAAGGAAGGCGTCTGGCGCTGCCGCACGACCTTCAACTGCACCGACGCCTGCCCGCGCGGCATCCAGGTGACCAAGGCGATCTCCGAGGTCAAGCAGGCGCTGATGCGGGGTCGAGCCTGA
- a CDS encoding TNT domain-containing protein, with protein sequence MTFADTRPILDQLGYTIRYVQLPGETLHEPPVEGALRIVPSDTNGSGDFALEVVDYGTARRIATARGEEDAVEMLRRFLNRPFPAPRDIPQHELDGLRDRAASTYPQLAQQVAQAGEQGLTIQIPAGVPVDRIGGPDGYLLHPLDTPAPSRSLPPHVAAAPETHRYLVERPFLVTVRFVQPWFDQPGGALRFQTADPSVTVRDLVVDGSLSRLRVV encoded by the coding sequence ATGACGTTCGCGGACACCCGCCCCATCCTCGACCAGCTCGGCTACACGATCCGGTACGTGCAGCTCCCCGGCGAGACCCTGCACGAGCCGCCCGTCGAGGGCGCGCTCCGCATCGTCCCCTCGGACACGAACGGCTCGGGTGACTTCGCGCTCGAGGTGGTCGACTACGGCACCGCTCGTCGGATCGCCACCGCCCGCGGTGAAGAGGACGCGGTCGAGATGCTCCGCCGCTTCCTCAACCGTCCCTTCCCCGCGCCGCGGGACATCCCCCAGCACGAGCTCGACGGGCTCCGCGACCGTGCGGCGTCGACGTACCCGCAGCTCGCGCAGCAGGTCGCCCAGGCCGGCGAGCAAGGGCTCACCATCCAGATCCCCGCGGGCGTCCCCGTGGACCGCATCGGTGGTCCGGACGGGTACCTCCTGCACCCGCTCGACACCCCGGCCCCGAGCCGGTCGCTGCCGCCGCACGTGGCTGCGGCTCCGGAAACGCACCGGTACCTGGTCGAGCGGCCGTTCCTGGTGACGGTCCGGTTCGTCCAGCCCTGGTTCGACCAGCCCGGAGGCGCACTCCGCTTCCAGACGGCGGATCCGTCCGTCACGGTGCGGGACCTCGTCGTTGACGGCTCGCTCTCCCGCCTCCGGGTGGTCTGA